The Myotis daubentonii chromosome 21, mMyoDau2.1, whole genome shotgun sequence genome window below encodes:
- the LOC132222889 gene encoding zinc finger protein 660-like: MARAAQDVNFEDVAIVFSQEEWGLLDEPQKLLYCDVMLEVFALVSSIGCWHKRDDEEANSEQSVYVPGESQVGAFKAAPATQKTHLCKWCFSVLKDILHLTELQAAFFNKKAFCTDTCLSYNCFSANPHQQQRDASGQKPWKEDMDRASLVSQCSFYLIWVPSTTREIGKDFPAISDILQHQDTFNTAEPHNGNEIPQEFLSGRSHDELGACEKAASHNQKVIQHQGVCSRKVNYECNKCGKAFREILNPIHHRRVYTVGKPYECSDHGKSVILRSKLIQQHQVHTGEKPYECHDCRKSFNQNFTVTQHQRVHTGEKPYECPDCRKSFRQSSTITQHQKVHTGEKPYECSECGKSFTRNNHLLIHKRVHTGEKPYECIYCGKSFTHRSALTQHHRVHSGEKPYECSDCGKSFSHSSTLTQHQRVHSGEKPYECSDCGKSFTHSYTLIQHQRVHSGEKPYECSDCGKSFTHSYTLIQHHRVHSGEKPYDCSDCGKSFRKRSTLNEHNRVHTGEKPYVCSDCGKSFRQRSNFTQHWRVHTGAKPYKCSECGKSFTCNNHLLIHKRVHTGEKPY, translated from the exons GATgtgaactttgaggacgtggccattgtcttctctcaggaggagtgggggctccttgatgaaCCTCAGAAACTTCTCTACTgcgatgtgatgctggaagtttttgcacttgtatcatctATAG gttgttggcataaaaGAGATGATGAGGAGGCCAATTCTGAGCAGAGTGTATATGTACCAGGAGAGTCACAGGTCGGGGCTTTTAAGGCAGCTCCAGCAACCCAGAAGACCCATCTTTGTAAATGGTGTTTCTcagttttaaaagatattttgcacctgactgagttACAAGCAGCATTCTTTAATAAGAAAGCCTTCTGCACTGACACATGTTTGAGCTACaactgtttcagtgcaaaccctcaccagcaacagagaGATGCCAGTGGACAGAAGCCCTGGAAAGAAGATATGGACAGGGCCTCACTTGTGTCCCAGTGCAGCTTTTACTTAATATGGGTGCCTTCAACCACTAGGGAGATTGGGAAAGACTTTCCAGCCATCTCAGACATTCTCCAGCACCAGGATACTTTTAACACTGCGGAGCCACACAATGGTAATGAGATtccacaggaatttctcagtggaagaaGTCATGACGAGTTGGGTGCATGTGAAAAAGCTGCCAGCCACAACCAGAAAGTTATTCAACATCAGGGTGTCTGCTCTAGAAAAGTGAATTATGAGTGTAAcaaatgtgggaaagcttttagaGAAATCTTAAACCCCATTCATCATAGAAGAGTTTACACTGTAGGAAAACCATACGAGTGTAGTGATCATGGGAAGTCTGTCATCCTGAGGTCCAAACTCATTCAACAACACCAAgtccacactggagaaaagccgtaTGAGTGTCATGATTGCAGGAAGTCCTTCAATCAAAACTTTACCGTCACtcaacaccagagagttcacactggagaaaagccgtaTGAGTGTCCTGATTGCAGGAAGTCCTTCAGGCAAAGCAGTACCATCACTCAACACCAgaaagttcacactggagaaaaaccttatgagtgtagtgaatgtggtaAATCTTTTACCCGCAACaatcacctccttatccacaagagagttcacactggagaaaagccatatgagtgtattTACTGTGGGAAGTCATTTACACACAGGTCTGCCCTCACtcaacaccacagagttcacagtgGAGAAAAGCCGTATGAGTGTAGTGACTGTGGGAAGTCATTTTCACACAGTTCTACCCTCACtcaacaccagagagttcacagtggagaaaagccatatgagtgtagtgactgTGGGAAGTCATTTACACACAGTTATACTCTCATtcaacaccagagagttcacagtggagaaaagccatatgagtgtagtgactgTGGGAAGTCATTTACACACAGTTATACCCTCAttcaacaccacagagttcacagtggagaaaagccttatgattGTAGTGATTGCGGGAAGTCCTTCCGCAAAAGGTCTACCCTCAATGAACACAACAGAGTCCATACTGGGGaaaagccatatgtgtgcagtgattgtgggaagtcctttaggCAACGCAGTAACTTCACTCAACACTGGAGAGTTCACACTGGTGCAAAACCTTATAAGTGTAGTGAATGTGGTAAATCTTTTACCTGCAATaatcacctccttatccacaagagagttcacactggagaaaagccatattaG